A DNA window from Chloroflexota bacterium contains the following coding sequences:
- a CDS encoding response regulator transcription factor, giving the protein MRRRLLFLSRNETTGSEGVVPAFRERGWDVSILAPCEESLTSLERQAYDLVIMEITHPGPGGYALCEELRRRSRIPLLLLVSNAARKDIVQGLDKGADAYVVEPFNMRELLVRAEALVRRAAGWSGNQPDVAGAARPSE; this is encoded by the coding sequence ATGCGACGGCGATTGCTTTTCCTCTCCAGGAACGAGACCACGGGCTCGGAAGGGGTGGTTCCTGCCTTTCGTGAGCGTGGATGGGATGTCTCCATTCTGGCACCCTGTGAGGAATCATTAACCTCATTGGAAAGACAGGCCTATGATCTGGTCATCATGGAGATCACCCATCCTGGTCCCGGAGGATATGCCCTGTGTGAGGAATTGCGTCGCCGCTCTCGGATCCCTCTGCTGCTGCTTGTATCCAATGCGGCCAGAAAGGACATCGTCCAGGGACTGGATAAGGGAGCGGATGCATATGTCGTAGAGCCGTTTAACATGCGAGAGCTTTTGGTACGCGCTGAGGCTTTGGTGCGTCGGGCAGCGGGATGGTCCGGAAATCAGCCTGATGTAGCCGGTGCGGCTCGACCTTCCGAGTAG
- a CDS encoding helix-turn-helix domain containing protein, producing MAIYVRLLRDNEQKRLRELAQRRDDIHMSKRARIILLSAQGYTVPQISARVGLHPINVRKWIHRFNAHGVSGLQSGKSPGRPPRFTEEQRLAIIKLAQANPQDLGLPFKRWSLQRLRKYVMATGVVDSISAETIRQILRSGVSEYESRVTEAVSGDELLPLETEQRPEHREVEVLDRERESQAA from the coding sequence ATGGCCATCTATGTACGCCTTCTGCGAGACAACGAACAGAAGCGTTTGCGAGAGTTGGCGCAGCGTCGTGACGACATTCATATGAGCAAGCGTGCTCGCATTATCCTACTCTCCGCACAAGGCTACACGGTGCCGCAGATCAGCGCCCGGGTTGGACTCCATCCGATCAACGTACGCAAGTGGATCCACCGATTCAACGCACATGGAGTGTCCGGCCTTCAATCCGGTAAATCCCCCGGACGGCCGCCTCGCTTCACGGAGGAGCAACGCCTGGCGATCATCAAGCTGGCCCAGGCCAATCCCCAGGATCTTGGTCTGCCTTTCAAGCGTTGGTCGTTGCAGCGCTTGCGAAAGTATGTGATGGCGACGGGCGTCGTGGACAGCATCAGCGCCGAGACGATTCGGCAGATCCTCCGGTCCGGCGTCAGCGAGTACGAGAGCCGGGTGACGGAAGCGGTTAGCGGGGACGAACTGCTGCCGCTTGAGACAGAGCAGCGCCCGGAGCATAGGGAGGTAGAGGTTCTCGATCGGGAGCGGGAAAGCCAGGCTGCGTAA